Proteins encoded by one window of Dioscorea cayenensis subsp. rotundata cultivar TDr96_F1 chromosome 20, TDr96_F1_v2_PseudoChromosome.rev07_lg8_w22 25.fasta, whole genome shotgun sequence:
- the LOC120251534 gene encoding hexokinase-1-like yields the protein MGKVAVGVAVVGAVAAVAVATVVVRRRMRSTGKWTRAAEIVRELEEQCATPLGRLRQVADAMAVEMHAGLASDGGSKLKMLISYVDNLPTGNETGLFYALDLGGTNFRVLRVQLGGKDKRVIKQEAEEVSIPPHLMVGTSDDLFDFIAAELAKFVALEGDSFHLPVDRQRELGFTFSFPVKQSSIASGSLIKWTKGFKIDGTVGEDVVAELTKAMERQNLDMRVTALVNDTIGTLAGGRYYDNDVVAAVILGTGTNAAYVERAQAIPKWHGLLPKSGDMVINMEWGNFRSSHLPVTEYDQALDLESLNPGEQIFEKLISGMYLGDILRRILLKLAGEAALFGDTVPPKLKEQFILRTPVMSTMHHDTTPDLRVVGNKLKEIFDINNTSLKVRKLVVKLCDIITKRGARLAAAGIVGILKKQGRDTLRYGNKQRTVIAMDGGLFEHYTIFSKTLVRTIEELLGEEVASTVFIEHANDGSGIGAALLAASHSQYLGLEEP from the exons ATGGGAAAGGTTGCTGTTGGTGTGGCGGTGGTGGGAGCGGTGGCGGCGGTTGCGGTGGCGACCGTGGTGGTGCGGAGAAGGATGCGGAGCACTGGGAAGTGGACTAGGGCGGCGGAGATCGTTCGGGAGCTGGAGGAGCAGTGTGCGACTCCTTTGGGGAGGCTGCGACAGGTGGCTGATGCCATGGCTGTGGAGATGCACGCTGGTCTTGCGTCTGATGGTGGGAGCAAGCTCAAGATGCTGATCAGCTATGTTGATAATCTCCCTACTGG gaacGAGACAGGATTGTTTTATGCGCTTGATCTTGGAGGAACAAACTTCCGTGTTCTTCGTGTTCAGCTTGGTGGAAAGGATAAGCGTGTCATTAAGCAAGAAGCAGAGGAGGTGTCCATTCCTCCGCATCTCATGGTTGGAACCTCTGAT GatctatttgattttattgctgCGGAATTAGCAAAATTTGTGGCATTGGAAGGTGATAGCTTTCACCTTCCAGTTGACAGGCAGAGAGAGCTGGGCTTTACTTTCTCTTTTCCTGTGAAACAATCATCAATTGCATCAGGTTCTCTTATCAAATGGACAAAGGGCTTTAAAATCGATGGCACG GTTGGGGAAGACGTAGTGGCTGAGTTGACAAAGGCCATGGAAAGACAAAACCTTGATATGCGTGTTACAGCTTTG GTCAATGATACAATTGGTACATTGGCTGGAGGTAGATACTATGATAACGATGTTGTGGCTGCTGTTATATTGGGGACTGGCACAAATGCAGCATATGTTGAGCGCGCACAAGCAATTCCCAAGTGGCACGGCCTCCTACCTAAGTCGGGAGATATG GTTATTAACATGGAGTGGGGAAACTTCCGATCATCTCATCTTCCAGTAACAGAATATGATCAAGCATTAGATCTTGAGAGTTTGAACCCTGGTGAGCAG ATATTTGAGAAGCTCATCTCTGGAATGTATTTGGGAGATATATTAAGAAGAATACTATTGAAATTGGCCGGGGAAGCTGCCCTGTTTGGTGATACTGTACCACCTAAGCTCAAAGAGCAATTTATACTTCG AACTCCAGTCATGTCTACCATGCACCATGACACAACTCCGGATCTTAGAGTCGTGGGTAACAAATTGAAGGAAATATTCGAT ATCAATAACACCTCTCTGAAGGTAAGAAAATTGGTTGTGAAGTTATGCGACATAATCACCAAACGCGGTGCGCGCCTGGCTGCAGCTGGAATCGTCGGAATCCTGAAGAAGCAGGGTCGCGACACACTGCGATATGGCAACAAACAGCGGACAGTGATTGCCATGGATGGGGGCTTGTTTGAACATTACACTATATTCAGCAAGACCCTGGTGAGGACTATAGAGGAGCTACTCGGAGAAGAGGTAGCATCCACGGTGTTCATTGAGCACGCGAATGATGGCTCAGGCATTGGAGCTGCTCTCCTTGCAGCATCCCATTCTCAGTACCTCGGGCTTGAAGAGCCCTGA